A single window of Anomaloglossus baeobatrachus isolate aAnoBae1 chromosome 5, aAnoBae1.hap1, whole genome shotgun sequence DNA harbors:
- the LOC142312979 gene encoding uncharacterized protein LOC142312979 encodes MDMDKDKMAERILHLTLEILFRLTGEDYTVVKKTSSERCQAPVSEGWGRPLSPITGPPPRPLIHEDINDQKILELTYKMIELLTGEELIQSLYVSPPGLSSKRTTPERCPRPLLPQDCKQEDPDVPQDHQGEDLTHINTTETYVRSDERNKEEIPTDNRPDDCTRRLEAQLTSSVFKSNELDITQDITEVNAIAPDIAPSLQSKDISSHSFEQVLPSDLSQTIKKNKSHKTSIQNRNALTLKTSFSTFESETILKKIHTGENRFSTESFSYQRTQMGEKPFSCSECGKCFAHKSHLVRHQRTHTGEKPFSCSECGKCFTQKSLLVIHLRTHTGEKPFSCSECGKCFAQKQHFVAHQRTHTGDKPFSCSECGKCFIQQSILVKHQRTHTGEKPYSCLDCGKYYAQKTHLIKHQRTHTGQKPFSCLECGKCFAQKSHIVRHQRTHTGEKPFSCSECGKCYARKSHLIIHQRTHTGEKPFSCSECGNCFAHKQHFVTHQRTHKGEKPFSCSECGKCYARKSHLIIHQRTHTGEKPFSCSECGNCFAHKQHFVTHQRTHKGEKPYSCLECGKCFAQKTHLITHQRTHTGEKPFSCSECGKWFTQKSILVKHHRTHTGEKPYSCSEWGKCFIQKSHLVGHQRTHTEKSFS; translated from the exons atggatatggacaaggacaagatggcggagaggatattacacctcaccctagagatcctcttccggcttactggagag gattacacagtagtgaagaagacctctagtgagcgctgtcaggcccctgtgtctgagggatggggaagacccctgagcccaatcacggggcctccacctcgccccctgatacatgaggacatcaatgaccagaagatcctagaactcacctacaagatgattgagctgctgactggagag gaattaattcagtccctgtatgtgtctcctccaggtctatccagtaagaggacaacaccagagagatgtccccgtcctcttctcccacaggactgtaaacaagaagatcccgatgttcctcaggatcatcag ggtgaagatctgacccatattaatactacagagacatatgtgaggagtGATGAGCGgaataaagaggagattcctacagataaccgcccag atgactgtaccaggagattagaggcacaactgacatcttcagttTTTAAATCAAATGAgcttgatatcacacaagatataactgaagtgaatgccattGCTCCAGATATAGCACCATCTCTTCAAAGCAAAGATATATCCTCTCATTCTTTTGAACAGGTCCTACCTTCTGATttatcacagactattaagaaaaataaaagtcacaaaacaaGCATTCAAAATAGAAATGCTCTTACACTAAAAACATCATTTTCTACTTTTGAATCTGAAACAATActtaaaaaaattcacacaggggagaatagATTTTCTACAGAGTCTTTTAGTTACCAGAGAACTCAAatgggggagaagcctttttcatgttcagaatgtgggaaatgttttgcacataaatctcatttggttagacatcagagaactcacacaggggagaagccattttcatgttcagaatgtgggaaatgctttacacAAAAATCACTTCTTGTTATAcatctgagaactcacacaggagagaagcctttttcatgttcagaatgtgggaaatgttttgcacagaaacaacattttgttgcacatcagagaactcacacaggggataagccattttcatgttcagaatgtgggaaatgttttatacagCAATCaattcttgttaaacatcagagaactcacacaggggagaagccatattcatgtttagattGTGGGAAATATTATGCACAGAAAACACATCTTAttaaacaccagagaactcacacagggcagaagcctttttcatgtttagaatgtgggaaatgttttgcacagaaatcacatattgttagacatcagagaactcacacaggggagaagccattttcatgttcagaatgtgggaaatgttatgcacggaaatcacatcttattatacatcagagaactcacacaggggagaagcctttttcatgttcagaatgtgggaattgttttgcacataaacaacattttgttacacatcagagaactcacaaaggggagaagccattttcatgttcagaatgtgggaaatgttatgcacggaaatcacatcttattatacatcagagaactcacacaggggagaagcctttttcatgttcagaatgtgggaattgttttgcacataaacaacattttgttacacatcagagaactcacaaaggggagaagccatattcatgtttagaatgtgggaaatgttttgcacagaaaacACATCTtattacacaccagagaactcacacaggggagaagccattttcatgttcagaatgtgggaaatggtttactcagaaatcaattcttgttaaacatcacagaactcacacaggggagaagccatattcctgttctgAATGGGGAAaatgttttatccaaaaatcacatcttgttggacaccagagaactcacacagagaaGTCTTTTTCATga